CAAAAGACATAAAAATATTAGAGATAAAAAGCATAGCTAAAGGTAAAAATTTCATAAATACATTCCTCCTAATAAATATACATTAACTAAATGATTTTATACCATTTTATAAAAAAAATCAACAGTTTTTAGTAATAATTTTTTTTAAAAAAGATTGTTAAAATTTTTGTAATTAATAAAAAAAATATGTTAAAATAAAAGAAGATAATTGAAATTATTGAGGTGAAAAATATGTTTATAAGTGATTACCATATTCATAGTGAATTTTCTGGGGATTCAAATCAAAATATGAAGGAGATTTTTGATAAAGCAATATCTTTAAATCTAGAAGAAGTGGCTATAACTGACCATTTGGAATATGATATAGAGGGAATGACAGAGAAATGGGTTTTAAATTTGGAAAAATATGTAAAAAAAGTCTTAGAATATAAAGAGATGTATAAAGGAAAATTGGATATAAAATTAGGAGTGGAAGTTGGAATACAACCACATACAAGAGAACATTTAGAAAATGAGGTGTCAAAATATCCATTTGATTTTGTAATAGCTTCAACTCATGCTATAAATAGATATGATTTAGCTTGGGGGGAGTTACAAAAAGATAGAAATAAAGAGCAACTTCAAAAATTATATTTTGAAACAGTTTTAGATAATGTAAAAAAATATAATAAGTTTTCAGTCTATGGGCATATGGACTTTATAACAAGATATGGTGGAGAGCAATACAGAGGATTAGAGTATAAGAAAAATTTTGACTTGATAGATGAAATTTTGAAAACTTTAATATCAAAGGGAAAAGGACTTGAAATTAATACTTCTGGTTATAGATATAAAGAGGATAGATTCTATCCTTGTACAGATATTTTAAAAAGATATTTTGAATTGGGAGGAGAGATTTTAACAATAGGATCAGATTCACATATAAAAGAGCATCTAACTATGGATTTTAATATTGTCTATGATTTTTTAAAGAGTATAGGAGTTAAATATATTTGTAGTTTTGATAAGATGAATCCAGTTTTTAAAAAGTTAAAATAAAGTTGATACTTTAACTCAAATATGCTACAATTAAGTTAATATATCATATAAATAACTGTAAAAAGGAGATAAAAAATGAAAAAGTCTTTATTAATATTAGCAATGGCAGCAACTTTATTAGGAGGATGTACAGCTTTGGAAAAAACAAATGAAGCAGCAGAAAAAGTAAGTACAGTAACTAAAACAGCTCAAACAATGTTAGATATTAACTCAATAAAAGGAGTTGAATATACTTTAGAAAATTCAGATATAACTATTACATTTGATACTAATAAAGTTTATGGATTCTCTGGAGTAAATAGATACTTTGGTGGAGTTGAAATACAAGGAGATACAATAACAATAGGAAATTTAGCATCAACTATGATGGCAGGACCAAAAGAAAAAATGGAAGAGGAATCAAATTATTTAAAAACTTTATCTTCAGTTAATAAAATGGCAATAGAAAATAATCAAATTATCTTATCAGGAACTGAAAAAACTTTAAAATTTATAAAAAAATAATATAAAGATAAAAATAAGGAGCTGTTGTAAATTTTTAATTACAACAGCCCCTTTCGTTATTACTAAAAAAGTAGTTTAAAATTTATAGGAGGGATTATGTCTAAGTCAATTAGCTTAGGTAAAGATTCAATAGGAAAATTATTTTTAAACTTTTCAATACCAGCAGTTACAGGAATGTTAGTAACAGCTTTTTATGCTATAATTGATGGAATTTTCATAGGACAAGGAGTTGGAGCTGATGGTCTTGCGGCGATCAATATAGGTTATCCAATAGTTAATTTTGGGGCTGCTTTAAGTTTAATGTTTGGAGTAGGAGGAGCTACTTTAATATCTTTATATCCTAAAAATAAAAAAATTCAAAATAGATGTTTTTCTTATATAATTACTCTAAATATAATTGGGTATATTTTTATACTATTAATTGTTTTATTGTTTAATGAAAAACTTTTATATATGATGGGATCAAGTGAGCAATTACTACCTATGGTAAAAGCTTATCTTTATCCTTGTACAATAGGAGTAGGTTTTTTGATGCTTGCTAATAGTTTAAATGCTGTTGTTAGAAATGATAAAGCACCTACTTATGCTTTTATAGCTATGGTTATAGGAGCAGTTACAAATATATTTTTAGATTGGTTATTTATTATGGTATTTAAATGGGGAATTTTTGGTGGAGCTGTAGCAACAGCAATAGGACAGTTATTATCTATGCTCTTTTTAATAAAATACTTTTTTAGATTTGGATGTCATTTTAAATATAAATTTGTAAAA
The DNA window shown above is from uncultured Fusobacterium sp. and carries:
- a CDS encoding histidinol-phosphatase HisJ family protein, whose translation is MFISDYHIHSEFSGDSNQNMKEIFDKAISLNLEEVAITDHLEYDIEGMTEKWVLNLEKYVKKVLEYKEMYKGKLDIKLGVEVGIQPHTREHLENEVSKYPFDFVIASTHAINRYDLAWGELQKDRNKEQLQKLYFETVLDNVKKYNKFSVYGHMDFITRYGGEQYRGLEYKKNFDLIDEILKTLISKGKGLEINTSGYRYKEDRFYPCTDILKRYFELGGEILTIGSDSHIKEHLTMDFNIVYDFLKSIGVKYICSFDKMNPVFKKLK
- a CDS encoding META domain-containing protein — encoded protein: MKKSLLILAMAATLLGGCTALEKTNEAAEKVSTVTKTAQTMLDINSIKGVEYTLENSDITITFDTNKVYGFSGVNRYFGGVEIQGDTITIGNLASTMMAGPKEKMEEESNYLKTLSSVNKMAIENNQIILSGTEKTLKFIKK
- a CDS encoding MATE family efflux transporter, with the translated sequence MSKSISLGKDSIGKLFLNFSIPAVTGMLVTAFYAIIDGIFIGQGVGADGLAAINIGYPIVNFGAALSLMFGVGGATLISLYPKNKKIQNRCFSYIITLNIIGYIFILLIVLLFNEKLLYMMGSSEQLLPMVKAYLYPCTIGVGFLMLANSLNAVVRNDKAPTYAFIAMVIGAVTNIFLDWLFIMVFKWGIFGGAVATAIGQLLSMLFLIKYFFRFGCHFKYKFVKFNMSFISKILMIGFPSFIMEFAVAFITILFNLSFMKYSGELGVSAFCIVGYVFYIFRMLFSGLGQGIQPIISYNFGVKLKDRVKKTYSLGHKVSFGVATLILVWVVFFSKSLIKLFNNDPLLIEKASEGMILYTSAIIFLGANFINIAYLQSKGKSLSANILSVLRSTVYVAITLFILPKFMGEKGIWLALPTSDLLTYLTTLILQKRKLI